The stretch of DNA CTGTGTGAAACATTGCTCCATTTGGACTCACATTAGTTCATGTGGGATTCCTGAACCGCATTTCCATGTCCCTTATTCTGTACCTCATGGAGGGTGCTATCTGTCCTGACTATGTCCATGTTCCCCAGGGCCTTCACTACAGTACATTATTTAGCAGTAAGAGGGTTTGTGTGCAGCATCCCAGTTCAGACTGTTTGGCTGGGTCTTTAGGAGGAAAGCAGGACTGGGCATgtggaggggaggtggtgggagCTGACCCAACACTGCAGACATGAGGGCCTGTCGGGACAGTGGCAGCTAACATTGGTAGTGGATATGCTGGTGTTGGTGCACTTTCCCAtccatgtgtgagtgggtgtgtgtgtggatgtctgTGTAGATCTTTGGGTAGACTTTAGGGACCGCCAGACCGCTGCCTCCCTGGGCCAGGaggagctgctgctgctgggtcATGTAGTAGCTCAGGCAGTCTTTGTCCCCGCTGGGTGGGCAGGTTGGTACCCGGGGGGGCGGGCGCTGTGAGGCGGTCAGGGCCTGGGTGGTGACCACACCTCCAGAGGAGCAGTGGCGTTTGGACTGACAGAACCACAGCAGGACAGTACCCAGGATGAACACCAACCCGGCTGGGAGGCCGATGATCACAGGCCAGGGCAGGCTGGGGGAGGTAGCTGTGGGGATGGGAGTGTGGTGAGGCTTTGGGtctggaggggagagaagaggaaatatGGGGAGTTATGAGCAGCTTGGTCAAAAGTCCCTATTAAAACCTGATGGAGAATACATACAGTAGAAAATATAACCATTATTAAAACAACTTCAGTTTAACAGTTGTGGATGATGGGTGCATCACATGTTGTTTGGTTGCGAATGTGACAGGATGTTACATGGTTGTAACAGGGAGTTATGGGTAAACAGGATGTTATAATATGGTGGTAACAGGGTGTTATGGGTAAACAGGGTGTTATAATATGGTGGTAACATGGTGTTATGGGTAAACAGGGTGTTATAATATGGTGGTAACATGGTGTTATGGGTAAATAGGGTGTTATAATATGGTGGTAACATGGTGTTATGGGTAAACAGGGTGTTATAATATGGTGGTAACATGGTGTTATGGTTAAACAGGGTGTTACAATATGGTGGTAACATGGTGTTATGGTTAAACAGGGTGTTATAATATGGTTGTAACATGGTGTTATGGTTAAAAGGGTGTTATAATATGGTTGTAACATGGTGTTATGTTTAAACAGGGTGTTATAATATGGTTGTAACATGGTGTTATGGTTAAACAGGGTGTTATAATATGGTTGTAACTGGGTGTTATGGTTAAACAGGGTGTTATAATATGGTGGTAACATGGTGTTATGGTTAAACAGGGTGTTATAATATGGTTGTAACATGGTGTTATGGGTAAACAGGGTGTTCTAATATGGTTGTAACAGGGTGTTATGGTTAAACAGGGTGTTATAATATGGTTGTAACAGGGTGTTATAGTTAAACAGGGTGTTATATAGTTGTAACAGGGTGTTATGGTTAAACAGGGTGTTATAATATGGTTGTAACAGGGTGTTATGGTTAAACAGGGTGTTATATAGTTGTAACAGGGTGTTATGGTTAAACAGGGTGTTATACTATAGTTGTAACAGGGTGTTATGGTTAAACAGGGTGTTATACTATAGTTGTAACAGGGTGTTATGGTTAAACCGGGTGTTATATAGTTGTAACAGGGTGTTATGGTTAAACAGGGTGTTATAATATGGTTGTAACAGGGTGTTATGGTTAAGCACAGTGTTATATAGTTGTAACAGGGTGTTATGGTTAAACAGGGTGTTATGGTTAAACAGGGTGTTATGGTTAAACAGGGTGTTATAATATGGTGGTAACATGGTGTTATGTGTAAACAGGGTGTTATAATATGGTTGTTGTAACAGGGTGTTATGGTTAAACAGGGTGTTATATAGTTGTAACAGGGTGTTATGGTTAAACAGGGTGTTATACTATAGTTGTAACAGGGTGTTATGGTTAAACAGGGTGTTATACTATAGTTGTAACAGGGTGTTATGGTTAAACAGGGTGTTATATAGTTGTAACAGGGTGTTATGGTTAAACAGGGTGTTATATAGTTGTAACAGGGTGTTATGGTTAAACAGGGTGTTATACTATAGTTGTAACAGGGTGTTATGGTTAAACAGGGTGTTATACTATAGTTGTAACAGGGTGTTATGGTTAAACAGGGTGTTATATAGTTGTAACAGGGTGTTATGGTTAAACAGGGTGTTATAATATGGTTGTAACAGGGTGTTATGGTTAAGCACAGTGTTATATAGTTGTAACAGGGTGTTATGGTTAAACAGGGTGTTATAATATGGTGGTAACATGGTGTTATGGTTAAACAGGGTGTTACAATATGGTGGTAACATGGTGTTATGGTTAAACAGGGTGTTATAATATGGTTGTAACATGGTGTTATGGGTAAACAGGGTGTTATAATATGGTGGTAACAGGGCGTTATGGTTAAACAGGGTGTTATAATATGGTGGTAACATGGTGTTATGGTTAAACAGGGTGTTATAATATGGTGGTAACATGGTGTTATGGGTAAACAGGGTGTTATAATATGGTGGTAACATGGTGTTATGGTTAAACAGGGTGTTATAATATGGTGGTAACATGGTGTTATGGGTAAACAGGGTGTTATAATATGGTGGTAACATGGTGTTATGGTTAAACAGGGTGTTATAATATGGTGGTAACATGGTGTTATGGTTAAACAGGGTGTTataatatggtggtaatatggtgttTTGGGTAAACAGGGTGTTATAATATGGTGGTAACATGGTGTTATGGTTAAACAGGGTGTTATAATATGGTGGTAACATGGTGTTATGGTTAAACAGGGCGTTATAATATGGTTGTAACAGGGTGTTATGGTTAAACAGGGTGTTATAATATGGTTGTAACTGGATGTTATGGTTAAGCACGGTGTTATATAGTTGTAACAGGGTGTTATGGTTAAACAGGGTGTTATAATATAGTTGTAACAGGGTGTTATGGTTAAACAGGGTGTTATAATATGGTTGTAACCGGATGTTATGGTTAAGCACGGTGTTAAATAGTTGTAACAGGGTGTTCCACTCACCTGGCAGGACAGTGAGGTAAGCACTGCGGAAGCTGTAACCCATGGTGTTGGCACCCAGACAGATGTACATCCCAGCGTCCTCCTCCTTGGCCCGGGTGATGAGCAGCTTGTTGAGGTAGGAGCCGTCTGGCCTGGACCATACCTCTCCCGTGGGCAGCACCACGAAGCCATGGTCGCCCACCTCGATGGTAGAGTTGTACTTGTTCTCGTCCCCCGGCTCCACCCTCTTCAGCCACTGAATCACCGGCTTGACGTCACTGCGGACCTTACACTGGAATGAGGTGGTACCGCCGTAGTCCACCGTGGTGTTCACCGGATGGGTGCCGGTCAGGATAGGCTTGGAATTTGTCCGCTCTATAACGGGAAAAAAATGTATAGAGCGTATTCATACTATTCAAATTAACAGAAAAGTTATTGTCATGTTCAGCGCTTTCCTCTCGTTCTCTGTGCTGCGGCTAGAATAGGCTGAGGTTGAGGGAGAAAATGCCACATTTGACACAAGCAAGCACAAGTTTTATTCGCTTCCTCCTCTCCGCTTCTGGGTTTGGTAGAAACATGTGTTTTTGTAGTCAGCACACAGCTGGGATATAATGCTAAGCAGATggtcaagaggagagagagagggaggctgaggcTCACCATACCACATCAGGCCAGGATTAACCCAACCTCACAACACTCAACCAACCATTACCTACCTAAACCCAAACCCCATCCTCAAAACTCAACTATAAACCAATCTGACCAGTAAACTAGAGTTAGTACCCAACCTTCAAACTCAACCCCCTGTATTAATACCCTACTCTAACCCTAgacggtagcctagtggttagagtgttgggccagtaaccgaaaggttgctggatcgaatccccgagctgacaaggtaaaaatctgtcattctgcccctgagcaaggcagttaacccactgttccccgggcgctgaagatgtggatgtcgattgaggcagccccccgcacctctctgattcagaggggttgggttaaaagcagaagacacatttcagttgaaggcattcagttgtacaactgaataggtatcccccttaccctCAATGCTAATCAAACTTCAACAATGACCCAAGCTTATAAATCAACCAAAAAACAATACATCTATACTGTAAGTAAGTGACCAAACTTACGGATGACTTCCACTTTGTATGTGGCGTTGATCTCTCCAGCCCGGTTGGAGACATGGCAGGTGTACTTCCCGCTGTTCTCAGGGGTCAGATTCTTCAGACTCAGGGTCCACTTCTTCTTACGGCCCTCGCCCACCTCCTCAGGGGTCAGCGGcttgttgtccttcagccacaCGATGTCCGGACGAGGGTTCCCGCTGGCCGTGCACTTCAGCCGTACTGAGCTGCCCACCGGCCGGGCGATCACGCGCTTCCTCATCTTGGCTGGCTGTGTGAAGCGTGGTCGGACTGCCATCAAAGAAAGGGTTGTTTACGAAATAGTGTTGTTGAGAAAAAGGATAAACTTCACAGG from Salvelinus fontinalis isolate EN_2023a chromosome 29, ASM2944872v1, whole genome shotgun sequence encodes:
- the fgfrl1a gene encoding fibroblast growth factor receptor-like 1a — its product is MGHLWICLLICEIILLSDCARGPPHVAEKIAHRQTVRIGRTMKLQCPVEGDPPPLIMWAKDGRNIHSGWMRFRVLRQALRIKEVEAEDAGTFICKATNGFGSVNINYTLIVVEDASTGRDGAGTAGDPEYPTDLSGKLVRPRFTQPAKMRKRVIARPVGSSVRLKCTASGNPRPDIVWLKDNKPLTPEEVGEGRKKKWTLSLKNLTPENSGKYTCHVSNRAGEINATYKVEVIQRTNSKPILTGTHPVNTTVDYGGTTSFQCKVRSDVKPVIQWLKRVEPGDENKYNSTIEVGDHGFVVLPTGEVWSRPDGSYLNKLLITRAKEEDAGMYICLGANTMGYSFRSAYLTVLPDPKPHHTPIPTATSPSLPWPVIIGLPAGLVFILGTVLLWFCQSKRHCSSGGVVTTQALTASQRPPPRVPTCPPSGDKDCLSYYMTQQQQLLLAQGGSGLAVPKVYPKIYTDIHTHTHSHMDGKVHQHQHIHYQC